GGCGTCTACGACGGCGAGGAGGGCAAGCGCAACGACTTCGCTGCTTCGCTGCCGCCCTCCTTGCTGGAGGTCCTCGGACTGCACCTTGCCGGCCGCCACGCCGTCATCCTCGCCGAAGAGTGGCACACGGTCGACGCGGTCCTTCATCTCGACTGGCTGCTACGTCGAGAGGGATTCCGCGAACGCGCGAGCATCCTCTGGAATGCCAATAACGTGTTTGGCTTCGACCGAATCGATTGGGGCCGGCTCACCGAGGCGTCGATCATCACGACCGTGAGCCGCTACATGAGGCAGAGGATGAAGAAGGCGGGCGTAGACCCCATCGTGATCCCGAACGGTCTCTCTACAGACGCCTTCCTGTCGCCGAGTCGGGCTGGCGTCGGGGTGATGCAGCGCCGGCTGCGAGGACGGACGGTGCTGGCGAAGGTCGCTCGCTTCGATCCCGACAAGCGTTGGCTCGGCGCCCTGGAGATCGTCTGCGAGCTCAAGCGGCAGCGGCAGCGACCGCTGCTGCTGGCTCGCGGCGGAGCCGAGGCCCACGGGAACGACGTGCTCGCGGCGGCACGCGCAATGGGTCTACGCATCGTCGATCGCGATGGCGGTGCCAACGGAGTGGAAGGACTCCTCGACGGACTGCGCGGTGTGAGCGACGCCGACATCGTGCACCTCAAGGCACCCATCGGTGCCGAGGTCCGACGGGTGCTGTTCCGCGGAGCCGATGTCGTGCTCGCCAACAGCGGGCACGAGCCCTTCGGCCTGGTGGGTCTCGAGACGATGGCCGCGGGCGGAATCGCTTGCACCGGGATCTCGGGCGAAGAGTACGCCGTGCCCGGCCGCAATGCGCTGGTGCTCCAGACATCGGACCCGCGCGAGTTCTTCGGACTCTTCCGGCGACTCAAGGCCAACCCCGCCGAGGCGAAGTCCATCCGCCGCGAAGCTCGTGCCACGGCCCGGCGCTACGCCTGGGGTGAGATCGTCGAGCGA
This portion of the Candidatus Eisenbacteria bacterium genome encodes:
- a CDS encoding glycosyltransferase family 4 protein; translation: MQFHLLSFEGPDGYSRAGGIASRIDGLAQTLAGLGFETHLWFVGDPSLPGYESRGRLHLHRWCQWISRYHPGGVYDGEEGKRNDFAASLPPSLLEVLGLHLAGRHAVILAEEWHTVDAVLHLDWLLRREGFRERASILWNANNVFGFDRIDWGRLTEASIITTVSRYMRQRMKKAGVDPIVIPNGLSTDAFLSPSRAGVGVMQRRLRGRTVLAKVARFDPDKRWLGALEIVCELKRQRQRPLLLARGGAEAHGNDVLAAARAMGLRIVDRDGGANGVEGLLDGLRGVSDADIVHLKAPIGAEVRRVLFRGADVVLANSGHEPFGLVGLETMAAGGIACTGISGEEYAVPGRNALVLQTSDPREFFGLFRRLKANPAEAKSIRREARATARRYAWGEIVERLFLPQLDLLRAIRGVPSTATATVQSPA